The Syngnathoides biaculeatus isolate LvHL_M chromosome 20, ASM1980259v1, whole genome shotgun sequence nucleotide sequence gcaatattacccataCCATAcccgagccatatttagatgacatgcggatcacggccaaaccgccttgccgtggcggtgataaaaacaacgccggcCAGGAGCGACCACGCCgccgtggccaaaccgcctccccgtccgatccactcccgctgATCCCACTGATCGCGGCGGACGAGTCACGGCTTTGGTGGTGGctcgtccgaagccgtgctcggtgCCGACGGGTACATCAACACGTTTAGCACCCGTGACTTagcttttgttacattctgagaggattacccccccccacccccaaactatGATTTGCCAGGGGGGAAGCACCTTTCTCCTCCTGCATGTGGTCAAACCACCTCCGCATTGGggcggaagccttcgccggtgatcccgacgcgcacattgacacatttagcacccttgtCATACATATGCGGATCGTTTGTTACGTTATGGGAGACgaattacgtggtccccccccccccacaattattttttttttttttagtagctgtatgcacacctccctgtcatttggaacccacgaagctctcgtcctttgcacctgtgcaatccatttttcacgacgaaccgggtctttttgaaaagtatgaaaaacaaatctatccttccgagtgttccagcaaaatccagcaatgcaacaagccggcattttggcttacacgaaggaacaaagagctaccttccagcaggtaaaactagtagaaacggacaagaccacttgagtgcgctactgccccgtacgtcacttcctgcttcttctccaaaacaaatccctcgagaggattttcatggggggttacaaaaagccattaacgtcaaaatcatgtgtggtgaaaaaacggatgggtccatgtcggctgcccttttttttttttttttcatccataacatactaaaaatcatgcatttcatgactttGGTACTTGAAGGTAAATAAAGGTGTTACAACTTAAAGCAGATGTAATCTAAAGATTGACGTACTGTAAACAAATTTTGTCAAGTTCTAGTCCTAGTGAGAGGTGGACTTTTGTGGCAGCAATTGACAAAACTCACCCAATCAATCCGAACTAGATAGCATTTATTGTGCGCGCTtacactgcagctctgcttactttGGACTTTGACATTCTCTTACCTGCGAACAGACTAGTTGTCAAATCCCGGTGGAGAAACTTTTGTGGGTGGGTGGTCTTAAATGGCCATGTGTGGATTGTGACGTTTTAGGGATGCTTTATCGCCACCTGGTGGAGGTGAGCAGGAATACAAACTGGGGGCTGTCATAACTGTAGATACAAAACGTCAGAAATGGAAGCGTAAGACTGATGAAAGACATATTGAGTGTCCTTACCCTCCTTTTGTATCGTCCAGAAGAAAATTTATCGATGACATACAATCCTCACTGAAAGTGCTTTCGTcagtgcatctttttttttttttttttttattgaccacATCACTTTTTGACAGCTTTGTCTGGcggcaataaataaaatgtcccAATGTCATCGCATTGTGTCACGACAGGCCTTTTGTGATCACTACAACACACTATTTACATTTGCATTGTCTTCAGAGCGTGCGCATCTTGAAGGTACACGAGTTTGTAATGGCATTTACTTTTACGGGAGGGCTCAGTGCATTCTTCTAGCATGTTCCGGTTCACCACAGATGAGTCTCTCGGATCTCAGCGATCACCTGGCTGGCTTTCTGCAACGCCTACGAACACACGGGACCAACGGGGCGGTTCAGGAACTTTCTCATCCTTGTTCAGGGACGACACGTCGCGGAGTCCGCCGCGTTTTACCTGCAGCATGTCGGCCGCCTCCTTGCGGCGCTGCGCCATGTCCTCCGACTCGGTCAGCAGCTCGTTGAGGAGGCCCGACTTGTAGAGTTGACCCACTAGCTCGCTCTGGAGGCTGTCCTTCACGTGATTGACCAGAAAGTGCATCACTGCCTTAGGCACGCTGAGGAGCACATCGGTTTGCCATCATTGGAAATGAAACAATAAAgcgtgggtgtcaaactcaaggcccgggggccaaatctggcccgccacgtgattttatgtggccccgcgaagccaaatctagagtgccaatttccgtgattcttgtaaaaatctggaccgAAATTTCAGATTGTCATACATCATCAATGATAAATTtgcgatattacaagcatttttgtcttaccaaacatgaatagttgaaaaacacatcacccttgatttctgattccaaggctagttcataaattgatgacatCAATGTGATGAAatgattgaatatttttgttccacagtcataacgggccctctgagggaaaccggaacaacaatgcggcgcccgagaaaaatgagtttgacacccctgcaataAAGGAAAACAGGACGAGGGAGTCAAGCTAGTCACGCGTCTCCCTACCTGTCTTGGATGTTCTTGCGCACAATAAGGAAGTAGGATTTGATGAGGCGTTCGATGACCTCGCAGTCCCGCTGCTCACGTGACGACAGCTTCCTGGCTACCGGTACCGGCTACAAGTTGCCAAGAGAGAGATTATTGGGGCGACAATACTCCTCAAGGATCGGGAGAGGAAAACAACGACGAGAAGTCACCACATCCAGCAGGTTGACGGCTCCTTTCAGAGGGCTTCCCGGCCCCGAGGCGGGTCCGTCCTCGCCTTTCTTGAGCATCCCCCTCCAGGCGCCCGTGCTGTCCGCGTCGCCCTGCGGCCCCGCTGCCGGAGCCTCGCATCAAAAAAAAGGAGCATCGACGTGAACCTTTCTGACACGGGGACGACGTCATGTCGCCGAAGTGCAGTCAAAAATGCAAGCGGATCGGAAGAAGCTAAcgtgaaaaaaacagcattgaGGTCCACTGTGTGCTCCATTGTCACTACTGTGAAGTTCTGCACTTCACGCAAACTTGGAAAGTGAAACTAAATCAAGAGTTTGGAAAGAAAACTTGAGGAAACACTGTTATTGcaagtccacacaggctgggggcagcggggggggggggtgttacgaAAAGAGCACGACATCAGGAAATAAAGATTAGGGTTCAAGCCAAAGCCATCAACACTGTGGGCCAGGCGCGGGGCCAGCGGCTGCCCACCTTGGCGCCGGTCGCGTCGGCTCCGGACGCGGGGGGCTCGCCGGAAACCGCAGCTGGGCCTTTGCCAAGAGACTGGCAGCAATTTGAGAGCAGGGATGGAGGGAAGTGGAGGGGAAAATACGGAGAGACGGAGAGAGGGGATGGCAGTCCAGTCATTTGAGCAAAGAAAGAACATGTAGGATCCGGTCACCCTTTCGGAGTTGAACTCAAAATAAATTAAGGAGACTCGACTCTTCgctcaaaatccatttttttgaacattaaaaagGAAGCGTACCTTATCTCTGGTCACTGCGGCGGGCAGCTCCCTCATCCGGTTTCTCCTTTGCTCCTGAACACACAAAAGCGTGAATTGGAATACAGCACACTAAGTTCTCTGTCATTAGAAGGAAAAGTGTGAAATCATCTAAAATTGTGtatttggggggcggggggggggggggggatctcgaGGCAATGGCACACCTCAATGTTGTTGTTCATGACCCCGCAGGCGTCCGCAAAATCAGGATGCTTTGTGTTGATGTAGGCCAGCTCGATGGCAACCAAGTTGTGCACCTAACAGAACGGGACAACAAGGCGAGAGTCCTCGCTTCTATTTCAGATTCAAACACGTTTCGGCGACATGTGGGCCATATataccgtgatttccggcctcTAAGCCGAGACTTTTTAaacattagcgttagcattagcctggtgctagtgttaaactctctgtgtaccaactttctttgtaaatatctcaagtTTCAACGaaaatttcaatgtgggcgcttgcgtatgtaccaaatggtatttcctttacaaatgtactgcctGAGGCTTGtagccaggtgcgctctgtaggccgggaattgcggtaaATATAGAGAATAGTCCCAGAATGAAGTGAAAAATTGATGCGGAAAGGACGCGTGTGTGATGATACCATTTCGTTCGTGATGGGCAGCCTCTTCCTTAAGAGGGAAGTGACGACTTCCACGATGGCCTCGTGGAGCTTCGGGAATCTCTGCAGCTCCTGGCAGAGAACTCCATTAAATAAGAAGACCCGAGcctcccccccccgcctccattTCCCACCCCCATTTCCCGGGCGGATAGGCGACAACCTGCGTGCTGTAGTTGCTGCAGTGCTGGATGATCCTCTGCATCTCCTCGTGGACCAGCTCCACGCAGCGCAGGCTGGGCTCCTCCAGGCGTTTAACCTGCTTCTTCACCAGCAGCTCGAAGGAGACCTCGGGCACGAACAGAGACGGGCGAGGACCCTGACGCGAGGTGGGAAGGGCAAAGGTCAGCCCTTTGCAACGTTGGAAAAGCTGGAAGTGAAGCAGTACTGACGGTGGCGTTCCGAATGGCGGTGAGGATATCGATGGTGCTGAGGCCTCCCAGGGGATCGACGCACTCCAACGTTCGGCCAAAAGTCTCGTGGAATATGTAACAGATTCGGGCTCCGCCGCACCTGGGGATATCAGTTGTgatattcatatttcaaaacGACAACATTTTGTTTGGATGGCGCCGGCGCTCACAGCTCTGCGGTCTCGATGTACTTGGCCGTGCCCTCGATGGTGTTGCAGTACTCGGTGGCGAACTTGGTGATGAGCTGGAGCAAGGTGGCGCTTTGGTCCTCCACGGGCTCGCCGTAGCTGCCCAGCAGGGACTGGTACTGGGCGGCCAGCACGTTGATCCGCGTCTTGAGCTCCGGCAGACAGTCGCGGATGTGATGCATCAGTAGTCTGGCATGGGCAAAGGGGGCGAGGGAAGGGAAATTTTCTACACAAGAAAATCTGTTGATGTGAttcatattaccgtaatttccggcgtaGAAGCCGCGACTTTCTTCAGGCGCTTTCAACCCTActgtttatgcggcgatgcggctaatttgtgcattttttttttttttctaacggccgcaagggggcactcgagcggaaaagttaagagaccggtggaatataagtgccgaggaattgactttgaccggtccagccctgttagcgctgcgctagcatgttactgccatgtctcagggatttttataggtatgtttttttttaaccaacactgtttgcgcggtgctagcattagcacaggggtcaccaacgcagtgcccaccgcgaggaccatataaggcgcccgcgaggtatgttaaaaaaataccataggccacaaattcttactaatatttgtgctttaaatgcTGAATCTGACTTACtaacgtgaattaaaattttaaaatacctgtaatgtcatttactacaataaattaaaaccaaaatattttatgtatgtggAATGAACTGAggctgaaatttgccgcaaacatgTCACGTAgtccttcatacgatcggtgctcacgaagtagccttcagcctcaaaaaggttgcagaGCTctgcgttagcacggcgctagcgtttgcGTTAGCGCCGCGACGCTAGTGTtagcttataaccaggtccggtctgtaggctgggaattatggtaatgaTGGGGCTCACACTGACCTGTTCAGGGTCCTGGCCAGGTATTTGGTCCCGTTCCTGTTCGCGAGAGACGGGTACTTCTTCTGCAGGAAAGCATGCTCGTCACGGATCGCGTCAGCCACagactttttgttgttgatgtcCAGCTGGCTCCTGTGAACATCAGGTGATTAATAGGGCTCTATTATCCCGAAAAGATCCATGCTCTGATTAAATATGccataaataaacaatacataTAGATCCACGTATCAGAGCACTCTCTCCCGACTCATGTTGAACGCGTGCGACGCTCACCTGTTGACCACGCCGATGAGTCCCAGTTTGACGGGAATGACTCGACCCATCAGCACGTCCATGGCATCGGTGCCGGCGTCCATCAGGTCCAGTTTGGTCACCACGGCCAACGTCCTCCTGCCTGGCGGGTCAAATGCAAAGAGAAGCGTTGCATGATATCCATTCGGAGCTCATGCCGGGCGAATGACTGTTCTAAGGGAACTGATTTTGGGGTTCACCGTCGGAGTCCACCTCACGGGCCACCTTGAGGGCTTCAGATGTCGCCATGTCCGTGTTGGCGGCGGTGACGGCTAATATGATGCAGTTGGGGTTGGAGATGTGCTTCAGGATGAGATCTCGTATCTGGATCTCGATGTCTTTGGGCTGATCTCCCACAGGCACCTGCGACAAAATGGGGATTTCCCACGTTAAGACGTGCTTATgctcagcgtgtgtgtgtgtgtggggggggggggggggctgccttACCTTGGTGATGCCAGGCAGGTCCACCAGAGTGAGGTTGACAACGTGGGGGGAAAATATCTTCAGATGGATGGGCTCGTCGCTAATGCCCTACACAGGAGGGGACAATAAACCCGTATATGAGATgaaatccattcatcttctttgccgcttatcctcacgagggccgcggggagtgctggagcctatctcggctgtcaacgggcaggaggcggggcgcaccctgaactggttgccagccaatcgcagggcacatggagacaaacagtcgcactcacaaatcacacctagggccaatttggagtgtccaattaatgtttttgggatgtgggaggaaatcggagtgcccggaggaaatccacacaggcacggggagaacatgccaagtccacacatgtggggccgggatcgagctcgggtcctcagaactgtgaggccaaccctttaccagctgaaccaccgtgccgccatgagATCAAATAATTTAGCAAATTAGTAGTAGCTAAGAGTTATGAATTGAAATCAATTTGAATGACGTGGAGAATACattaaggcagcacggtggggctgGTGGGTTGAACCTTTGCCTCACAACTTTTAGGGTCTTGGTTTGAATATCTTTCCAGGCAttctgtgtggaattttgagtataaaaaaaaataataataaataaaaataatctcacTTTGTTATTCCCTGATATTCGTTCTGTTTCATCTTCTATTTCTTGCCTGATTTCATCGAAATCAGTGTAGAtctgaaaaggaaaaacatttttttttttttaaatggtaattACTGGGTAACGTTTTAAAAATCACACTAAACTTTACCTTATTTTTAGTGTGCAGAAACTTCCCCCACTCTTCGCCTTCCCTGCCTGTACAACACGAGGGCAAAAGCAATTTAAGACATGAACATGACTTTGCCATCACGTAGAGGTGGGGGGCAAAAGGGGGTCTACTAAAACTGACGATCAAAGTAGGGTACAGTACTGACAACTGGAGGAAGGTGGATACATTAATTAACGTGATTCACAGTACGAGCATGCACCTTTATGGAGCTTTTTCATACCCTGGAAACTGCAAGTGAGattcaaaaaaacaacttcattgATAAGACACCAATATGTgatcaaaaaggcaaaaaaaaaaaaaaacaggctagCAAGGAAGTCGAAAACCAAAAAGGGGTCTCCTCCGGAAGGAGGGTGTGTGCGAGAAGCTGGGCCCCTAACCGATATCGTCGTTTTTGCGGACGTCTCCCGGGTCGACGTGGACCAGCTGGAGGATGAGAGGCCGCCTGGTGACGATGCCGGTTCCGCGGGGGAGCAGGTCGCGGCCCACCAGGCTCTCCAGGACGGAACTCTTGCCGCTGCTCTGGAGACGGATCAAGCGCGGAGAAGATTAAGATTATTCCCGGCTTTGCTGAAGTACTGCATACATATTTTACCCATAGAGGGTGCTAACAAAATATAACATGGGCAGAGGGATCGTGACTAACATTgtcaatttaattttcaattaaaaagtgATGTTTAATGTTCATTTAACAATTTCACGTCATTGATACTTATTTCAGATTCATTTGTGATTGTTCAACGAAGGTTTTTGtctctaaaatgtgttttttttttttgtatgaaatgttGGAGAATCTGGAACGGATAAAACAGATTTGCATTAGTTCCAATTTGAAAGATTGCTTTGGTTTTGGTCCAATTTGGTTTTACTCTGTTTTTGAAAAGGCGATATACTAATTTAGCATCAGCCATCGTAGGGCGTTACAAGGAGAGtataaaaatattgctttggggCTTGACGCCTTCCGCGAATTGAGATTCAAAACGTTTTGTGATTGCCTTGAGCACGTTTCAAATTTGTTGCTCAAGGGTCAGATCCTGCCCGCCACGTTTTCTTTATGTGGCACTTGGAAGCGAAtcatgtgcttaaaaaaaattcataatagTCGaactattattattgtattcacATTTCAAAGCTAGCTTTCCATCAATTTGTTCTGTGCGATCATTTGAGGCGATGACATGTCAAGTTTACGGACGCCAAACCAAAATTAGcaccagtcttcttcttcttttcctttcggcttgtcccgttaggggtcgccaaagtgtgtcatctttttccatttaagcccatctcgtgcatctttctctcaCACCCGCAGTCTTCATCtcatccctcacaacacccatcaaacttttctttggtcttcctctcgttcttttgcctggcagctccatcctcatcctcccttctaccaatatactcactctctcgttcACCAGAtcgaaccatcgaagtctgctctctctgacctcgtctcctaaacatccaactttggctgtccgtttaatgagctcatttctaaccctatccagcgagaacctcaacgtcttcatttctgccacctccagttctgcttcctgttgtttcttcagcgccgccgtctctaatccgtacatcatggccgggcctcaccactgttttatagactttgcccttcatcgtagcggagatgcttctgtcacataaaacaccagaaaccttccgccagctgttccaccatgcttggacctatttcttcacttccttaccacactcaccattactctggatttttgacgccaagtatttgaagtcatccaccctcgccatctcttctcccaccgcacatatactctgttttactgcggctaatcttcattcctttcctttccagtgcgtgcctccacccttctaattgttcctccacctgctccctggtttcacaatatcacctgcgaaCATCTTGGTCCAAATGGAATCCAGTCCAActtcatttgtcagcctattcattgccaccgcaaacaggaaggggctcagcgcggatccctgatgcagtcccacctacaccttaaattcttctgacacacctacagcacatctcactgctgttctgctgcccacaTACAtatcttgtactattctaacatatttctccgccacaccagacttgagcatgcggtaccacagttcctctcttggtactctgtaggtctacaaaagacacaatgtagatctttgtgaccttctctgtacttttccatgtgGCTCCTCGAGGCAAATTATCCATTTTTGGTACTCTTTACAATAAGAATGATAATTTCATTAATCTTTACAATAACCATGATAATTCCATCAAGTATCTACTTCTTTTATAGGTTGATGATGAGGataatgatgattatgatgtaaataaatgaattacattTCCGTCGACTGGCTCGTGATGTGATTCTTAAATTAGCACAGAATGAAGGTTATTAGTTTTTCAAACGCAGACTTGAAAGCGCTCCTGTTTGTACGCCCGTGTCATTTACGTCCATCACGCCGCATTGAAATTCAGAATTAATAAGCAGTGACTGGCTGAAATATTACCACCAGGTGCTTTAACGGCATAACGTTATCGTCGCCTTTTACCTGGGTCCCCACCACCGCTATCTGCGGCAGCTGAATAATATCCGCCCCCACGGTGTTGAACACATCCTGGAGCTTGTTAATGACAGGAATAAGTGCCTCCATGCCCTCGGTTTCGcgacaaaaaaaactaaaacaaaataaaaggtttCGCCGGCTTTTCTTTTGGTGAGTATGTGGGTGATGGACCCAAAGTCATTCAATGTCTCGGCGTCGCCACCATTGCGACAACAGCAGCTGCACTTGCGACGTCGGGGCGACGGGAGTTGTAGTTTTGTTCACGACACTCGCTTGAGGCCGAAACTGAGAAAAGGACTACAGGACATGCGCTCTGTAAACAACGCGAGAACATTTAATTCAAATCTCGCGCATGCGTGCGCGGATTGTTGATGCCAGCCTATCTTTGACAGACGTAGGTAGTTAGTGTTGGTCGCTTTTAAGCTGTAATAACtaccttttttcctctccaaagTCACAAGTCTGACATCTTAAAGCCTTTAATATTGCACTATGTTACAGTTCTTGGTGAGCTAAACCAACTTTTGTACTTCATCAACGATTTACGGGAGATAAATAATGGCTACCATAATTGTTACGTTAACAGTGTTACTTGTTCAGTACATAACTCGTGAAAATTTGACATGTATATGAAGCCGAATGCTGctaaatgctttttaaaaaatgtggtcaTTTTTTCAGGCTGGATTTACCCTCGGCAATGTTGTGGGGATGTACCTCGCTCAGAACTACGACGTAAGTTCGCTCCGACCTCCTCCGAGGACAAAGTGCTCCATTGTTGACACATTTTTGGTCTACATtgaatttggttttgtttttaaggtACCAAACATAGCCAAAAAAATCGAAGCGTTCAAGAAAGACGTGGAGGCCAAGAAGAAACCACCGGAGTGATGAACGTTGAAGGGCGTTTTCCATCAAAAATAGAATATGCACTCTGCAGAACATCTATTTATTTCACAGGGTTGTGTTAACAATTGTACATTTGATAAAccgtaaatatatatataagtagaCCTGAAACGGGTTTCACTTAAATGttactttattattatatttttactaGAGACCTGGATTTAAAATGTTTGGGTTTATAAATCCTGTTTGCTATCCTGCTTGGTACATAAGTGTGTGATCACATGATGAAAACAATTTGGACATATTCAGCTTCCAATAAAGTTGCTGAGCGTATCTTTCTATTCTCATGGTTTCATATTTCAAGTAAATGCAGGCACCATTGCTTGgcttactttttcttcttccttttcctttttcttttcttcctcttgtCCTTGGACAAGCCGTACCCTCGTAACTCCAGGCAGGCGGCCGCATTGTGAGCGACGTAGTACAGGTTCTGCACGGCCGCAGCACCGAGGACGTCCACGTCTTTGTCACGATTGGATCTCTTCTCAGTTTTTGGAGAGCCAATCTTAGTGGGTTTTGAGCTGTGGGTTCTTGATTTTGTGGTCTTGGTGgccttaaaaaattaaaataaaatgacagttACAGTAGTCATTTgcatgttattaaaaaaaaaaaaaaaaaagccttaccaTCAGAGCGGTACACAATCAGCCTTCGGTTAATTATTCACATAATTCAGTTTCCTGttataacaaaaagaaaatcatgaaCATTTTCTTGCCGTCTCAAAAAAAGCAGAGAAACAGTCACAAAAAGAGCTTAGCCAGAAGAAAGGTTTCGACTGGCTGCTTGCATGTTTTGCTCCCGTTGTCGTGACAACAGCACAGACCCTTGCACTGACATAGTTGCCCTCTGCCAAAAGCTTGTGAAAGACCCGGCGCCAAAAATTCACAATGAACTGACGATGCGAATAAAAGCCAAGGTAACttcagtttttttctattttgaatCTTTTAAGACAAATTCTTTGGCAAACCCCCCCCATTCAAAGAGCCCTTCGTGTCACTttgtaaatgtgcaaatacatacAGATCATATTAAATGTGTGAAAAGCAGATAGACACAATTGGAGCTCCCTGTCAAATACATGATCAATCACGTTCGGTACCACGCTTCCAATACAGATGaagttgatgcaaaaaaaaaaacaaaaaacaattggtAGACACACGCAAAGTCCATGATTAAGGTGGTCACGTCGCAGCGTGGTGATAAAAGCACGGAACATTTTGCGGTTGAAGTGTGTTTAAATAATTCAATGCCAtgtgaaatgtatgtaaacagtCCCTTCAGACCCCCCTAAAAATGCCGTCATGGCTTTTGTTTACTTAAAGAAGTCAAAAAGAATTTCGGAAGCCAGTGACAGCGCTACTGCGTGGACACCAGGTTGACGATCATGCGGATGATGCGGGAGCCGCGGGGGCAGCTGCACAGGTCCATGCTCGGGTTCTGGATTTTGTCCTCCAGCAGGCGGTCCAGCTCCCAGCGCAGCTCCTTCACCAGTTCGGCCACCTGAATCAAGCACACGTGaatcattcacttttttttttttttctcttgagaACTATAACCGCtggtgcacctacgtcataaaatcacgtgacttttgttcacgtcgccatattgccggtaaagaaaagcattgctcaatgctaagtcattGCAAAATACGTCCAGAGTTTTAttcgataccattaaacatttagaaggtgataacaaacaaaggtacgtggaaaaattagataaactctgcatagaggacccgtatttaatgtcgaagtcgatgttttcgccgataagaaattggacggttaacccgcttccgcttgtcttcgACAACTCGATATACACGTGTACCgggtgaggaagtcgtcgagatttacacggaaaagtttgaaagcgtagaaatgtCTGGACGCGTgtaaaaatactttgttgctggacctgttctcaacggggagacgcctcgtgaacgcagaagtgcattcggctacatgttaacctttgccgaaatccatcgatcttttcagctcgtattcaatacaaataccaatattttaaataaatgacccctggttttacacaaaattgcattcatttactatgattggagaaaaaacaaaaagagaggCGAGTTGGGTCCTCCGTAGCGTTTCCTAAGTAGTAGtaataatgccaagttggctcatttgagaacaatgcgttaaaaaaaataatacggagtcagctcctccgtgaacaaagcgtgttgcggccacatgttaaacttcagtaaacctatCCCtgaaagacgttttttttttttttttaattttaaaatatgcattgttctcaaatgattccaatgtgtatttaaaaaaaaaaaaaaaaaaaaaaaaaggaaataaaccgctgggataggcttcagcccccagtacccggaagcgtgttgcggccgcACGTTAACcgacgtaaacatcactgtgaccgacggtttattctttttttaaatacatattggattcatttgagaacaatgcattttttttttttttttaaagtctgtcagggagaggtttaccgaagtttaatgtgtggccaaaacacgcttctgtgtacattggagacaactccgtctttttttttttcttttttttaaatacgcattgttctcaaatgaggcaacatggcattataaatacgtCATTTGAGATAcataagaataattcctacctgaagtgatgtgatcgctacacagtcgtgtgtatttggttgcgcaccatccatcacatttaattgctgaaattcaTCGAtaatttctggtcttttcagctggtattccaaagAATGATTTTATTGAATATCTGTTTCGTCTGTTGTCACAACCaatagcacaacaagtctcgggcattgtgaatattctgctccggttcaa carries:
- the LOC133493547 gene encoding dynamin-1-like protein isoform X1, which produces MEALIPVINKLQDVFNTVGADIIQLPQIAVVGTQVKGDDNVMPLKHLVSSGKSSVLESLVGRDLLPRGTGIVTRRPLILQLVHVDPGDVRKNDDIGREGEEWGKFLHTKNKIYTDFDEIRQEIEDETERISGNNKGISDEPIHLKIFSPHVVNLTLVDLPGITKVPVGDQPKDIEIQIRDLILKHISNPNCIILAVTAANTDMATSEALKVAREVDSDGRRTLAVVTKLDLMDAGTDAMDVLMGRVIPVKLGLIGVVNRSQLDINNKKSVADAIRDEHAFLQKKYPSLANRNGTKYLARTLNRLLMHHIRDCLPELKTRINVLAAQYQSLLGSYGEPVEDQSATLLQLITKFATEYCNTIEGTAKYIETAELCGGARICYIFHETFGRTLECVDPLGGLSTIDILTAIRNATGPRPSLFVPEVSFELLVKKQVKRLEEPSLRCVELVHEEMQRIIQHCSNYSTQELQRFPKLHEAIVEVVTSLLRKRLPITNEMVHNLVAIELAYINTKHPDFADACGVMNNNIEEQRRNRMRELPAAVTRDKAPAAGPQGDADSTGAWRGMLKKGEDGPASGPGSPLKGAVNLLDVPVPVARKLSSREQRDCEVIERLIKSYFLIVRKNIQDSVPKAVMHFLVNHVKDSLQSELVGQLYKSGLLNELLTESEDMAQRRKEAADMLQALQKASQVIAEIRETHLW
- the LOC133493547 gene encoding dynamin-1-like protein isoform X2 produces the protein MEALIPVINKLQDVFNTVGADIIQLPQIAVVGTQSSGKSSVLESLVGRDLLPRGTGIVTRRPLILQLVHVDPGDVRKNDDIGREGEEWGKFLHTKNKIYTDFDEIRQEIEDETERISGNNKGISDEPIHLKIFSPHVVNLTLVDLPGITKVPVGDQPKDIEIQIRDLILKHISNPNCIILAVTAANTDMATSEALKVAREVDSDGRRTLAVVTKLDLMDAGTDAMDVLMGRVIPVKLGLIGVVNRSQLDINNKKSVADAIRDEHAFLQKKYPSLANRNGTKYLARTLNRLLMHHIRDCLPELKTRINVLAAQYQSLLGSYGEPVEDQSATLLQLITKFATEYCNTIEGTAKYIETAELCGGARICYIFHETFGRTLECVDPLGGLSTIDILTAIRNATGPRPSLFVPEVSFELLVKKQVKRLEEPSLRCVELVHEEMQRIIQHCSNYSTQELQRFPKLHEAIVEVVTSLLRKRLPITNEMVHNLVAIELAYINTKHPDFADACGVMNNNIEEQRRNRMRELPAAVTRDKAPAAGPQGDADSTGAWRGMLKKGEDGPASGPGSPLKGAVNLLDVPVPVARKLSSREQRDCEVIERLIKSYFLIVRKNIQDSVPKAVMHFLVNHVKDSLQSELVGQLYKSGLLNELLTESEDMAQRRKEAADMLQALQKASQVIAEIRETHLW
- the LOC133493547 gene encoding dynamin-1-like protein isoform X3 — encoded protein: MEALIPVINKLQDVFNTVGADIIQLPQIAVVGTQSSGKSSVLESLVGRDLLPRGTGIVTRRPLILQLVHVDPGDVRKNDDIGREGEEWGKFLHTKNKIYTDFDEIRQEIEDETERISGNNKGISDEPIHLKIFSPHVVNLTLVDLPGITKVPVGDQPKDIEIQIRDLILKHISNPNCIILAVTAANTDMATSEALKVAREVDSDGRRTLAVVTKLDLMDAGTDAMDVLMGRVIPVKLGLIGVVNRSQLDINNKKSVADAIRDEHAFLQKKYPSLANRNGTKYLARTLNRLLMHHIRDCLPELKTRINVLAAQYQSLLGSYGEPVEDQSATLLQLITKFATEYCNTIEGTAKYIETAELCGGARICYIFHETFGRTLECVDPLGGLSTIDILTAIRNATGPRPSLFVPEVSFELLVKKQVKRLEEPSLRCVELVHEEMQRIIQHCSNYSTQELQRFPKLHEAIVEVVTSLLRKRLPITNEMVHNLVAIELAYINTKHPDFADACGVMNNNIEEQRRNRMRELPAAVTRDKSLGKGPAAVSGEPPASGADATGAKAPAAGPQGDADSTGAWRGMLKKGEDGPASGPGSPLKGAVNLLDVPVPVARKLSSREQRDCEVIERLIKSYFLIVRKNIQDSVPKAVMHFLVNHVKDSLQSELVGQLYKSGLLNELLTESEDMAQRRKEAADMLQALQKASQVIAEIRETHLW